From Myotis daubentonii chromosome 20, mMyoDau2.1, whole genome shotgun sequence, the proteins below share one genomic window:
- the GLRX2 gene encoding glutaredoxin 2 isoform X3 has product MEADRMGNSTSSTWGKPAAAPVNQIQETISDNCVVIYSKTSCSYCTMAKKLFHDMNINYKAVELDLLEYGSQFQDALAKMTGERTVPRVFVNGTFIGGATDTHRLHQEGKLLPLVHQCYLKKSSKHVGDSV; this is encoded by the exons ATGGAGGCCGACAG GATGGGCAACAGCACCTCATCGACTTGGGGGAAGCCGGCAGCTGCTCCTGTGAATCAGATCCAG GAAACCATTTCCGATAACTGTGTGGTGATTTACTCAAAGACATCCTGTTCCTACTGTACCATGGCAAAGAAGCTCTTCCACGACATGAACATAAACTACAAAGCGGTGGAACTGGACCTGCTCGAATATGGAAGCCAGTTTCAGGACGCGCTTGCCAAGATGACTGGCGAGAGAACC GTGCCAAGGGTATTTGTCAATGGGACTTTTATTGGCGGCGCCACCGACACCCACAGGCTCCACCAGGAAGGGAAACTGCTTCCACTAGTTCATCAGTGTTACTTGAAAAAAAGCAGCAAGCATGTTGGCGACAGTGTTTGA
- the GLRX2 gene encoding glutaredoxin 2 isoform X1 produces MIWRPAVLARTRLAWSGSGSAGRLGGAASRMGNSTSSTWGKPAAAPVNQIQETISDNCVVIYSKTSCSYCTMAKKLFHDMNINYKAVELDLLEYGSQFQDALAKMTGERTVPRVFVNGTFIGGATDTHRLHQEGKLLPLVHQCYLKKSSKHVGDSV; encoded by the exons ATGATCTGGCGCCCCGCGGTCCTTGCGAGGACGCGACTCGCCTGGAGCGGGAGCGGCTCGGCGGGGCGGCTTGGGGGGGCGGCCTCAAG GATGGGCAACAGCACCTCATCGACTTGGGGGAAGCCGGCAGCTGCTCCTGTGAATCAGATCCAG GAAACCATTTCCGATAACTGTGTGGTGATTTACTCAAAGACATCCTGTTCCTACTGTACCATGGCAAAGAAGCTCTTCCACGACATGAACATAAACTACAAAGCGGTGGAACTGGACCTGCTCGAATATGGAAGCCAGTTTCAGGACGCGCTTGCCAAGATGACTGGCGAGAGAACC GTGCCAAGGGTATTTGTCAATGGGACTTTTATTGGCGGCGCCACCGACACCCACAGGCTCCACCAGGAAGGGAAACTGCTTCCACTAGTTCATCAGTGTTACTTGAAAAAAAGCAGCAAGCATGTTGGCGACAGTGTTTGA
- the GLRX2 gene encoding glutaredoxin 2 isoform X2, translating to MIWRPAVLARTRLAWSGSGIPRRMGNSTSSTWGKPAAAPVNQIQETISDNCVVIYSKTSCSYCTMAKKLFHDMNINYKAVELDLLEYGSQFQDALAKMTGERTVPRVFVNGTFIGGATDTHRLHQEGKLLPLVHQCYLKKSSKHVGDSV from the exons ATGATCTGGCGCCCCGCGGTCCTTGCGAGGACGCGACTCGCCTGGAGCGGGAGCGG AATTCCTCGTAGGATGGGCAACAGCACCTCATCGACTTGGGGGAAGCCGGCAGCTGCTCCTGTGAATCAGATCCAG GAAACCATTTCCGATAACTGTGTGGTGATTTACTCAAAGACATCCTGTTCCTACTGTACCATGGCAAAGAAGCTCTTCCACGACATGAACATAAACTACAAAGCGGTGGAACTGGACCTGCTCGAATATGGAAGCCAGTTTCAGGACGCGCTTGCCAAGATGACTGGCGAGAGAACC GTGCCAAGGGTATTTGTCAATGGGACTTTTATTGGCGGCGCCACCGACACCCACAGGCTCCACCAGGAAGGGAAACTGCTTCCACTAGTTCATCAGTGTTACTTGAAAAAAAGCAGCAAGCATGTTGGCGACAGTGTTTGA